In Desulfobacterales bacterium, a single window of DNA contains:
- a CDS encoding metal-dependent hydrolase: MAGFKIHLLGGMTNGALIAGICLWKQGFTPIQAGAVFIAGTIGGLLPDVDSDTSRPLTLLFQLMSVLIPAILYQKASKYGGKSPEFMICYFAISYIFINYVICEIIKELTVHRGIMHSIPFAFLCGGIGYLLFSQSGKNISLSCGVAVFTGCLVHLILDEFNSFSFKFGLIPVVKRSSGTALKLGSESVISTAFVYLLTVCIYLFIVMPEIESSIKELIKKIFKG; the protein is encoded by the coding sequence ATGGCCGGTTTTAAAATTCATTTATTAGGAGGTATGACAAACGGTGCTTTGATAGCAGGAATCTGTTTGTGGAAACAAGGGTTTACTCCCATTCAGGCTGGAGCTGTATTTATAGCGGGAACGATAGGGGGACTACTTCCAGACGTTGATAGTGATACAAGCAGGCCTTTAACCCTTTTATTTCAGCTAATGTCTGTTTTAATCCCTGCAATTCTTTACCAAAAAGCTTCCAAATATGGAGGAAAATCTCCAGAATTCATGATATGCTATTTCGCGATTTCATATATTTTTATAAATTATGTTATATGTGAAATAATAAAAGAATTAACTGTGCATAGAGGCATAATGCACAGCATACCATTTGCTTTTTTATGCGGAGGTATTGGATATTTACTTTTCAGCCAATCAGGAAAAAATATTTCCTTATCTTGTGGTGTTGCTGTTTTTACTGGATGTTTAGTTCATCTAATTTTAGACGAGTTCAACTCATTTTCGTTTAAATTCGGCTTAATTCCTGTTGTAAAGCGTTCAAGCGGAACTGCATTAAAGCTTGGAAGTGAATCAGTGATATCTACAGCATTTGTTTATCTTTTAACAGTTTGCATTTATTTGTTTATTGTTATGCCTGAGATTGAATCAAGCATTAAGGAATTAATAAAAAAAATATTTAAAGGTTAA